In a single window of the Streptococcus ilei genome:
- the lysS gene encoding lysine--tRNA ligase encodes MTTEHMEELNDQQIVRREKMAALREQGIDPFGKRFERTADSGQLKEKYSELDKEQLHDLNETAIIAGRLVTKRGKGKVGFAHLQDREGQIQIYVRKDAVGEENYEIFKKADLGDFLGVEGEVMRTDMGELSIKATHITHLSKALRPLPEKFHGLSDVETIYRKRYLDLISNRESFNRFVTRSKIISEIRRYLDGQGFLEVETPVLHNEAGGASARPFITHHNAQNIDMVLRIATELHLKRLIVGGMERVYEIGRIFRNEGMDATHNPEFTSIEVYQAYADYQDIMDLTEGIIQHAAKAIHGDGPVNYQGTEIKINEPFKRVHMVDAIKEIAGVDFWKEMSFEEAVALAKEKHVPVEKHYTEVGHIINAFFEEYVEETLTQPTFVYGHPVAVSPLAKKNDEDPRFTDRFELFIMTKEYANAFTELNDPIDQLERFKAQARAKELGDDEATGIDYDYIEALEYGMPPTGGLGIGIDRLCMLLTDTTTIRDVLLFPTMK; translated from the coding sequence ATGACTACTGAACATATGGAAGAATTAAATGACCAGCAGATTGTCCGTCGCGAAAAAATGGCGGCCCTTCGTGAACAAGGAATCGACCCATTTGGAAAGCGATTCGAACGTACTGCTGATTCTGGTCAATTAAAAGAAAAATATTCAGAATTAGATAAAGAACAACTTCATGACTTGAACGAGACAGCTATTATTGCAGGCCGTCTCGTGACCAAACGTGGAAAAGGGAAGGTTGGTTTTGCCCACCTTCAAGACCGTGAAGGTCAAATCCAAATTTACGTTCGTAAAGACGCGGTTGGTGAAGAGAATTATGAAATTTTCAAAAAGGCCGACCTTGGAGATTTCCTTGGTGTAGAAGGAGAAGTGATGCGGACAGACATGGGTGAGCTTTCAATCAAAGCTACTCACATCACTCATTTATCTAAAGCCCTTCGTCCCTTGCCTGAAAAATTCCATGGGCTTTCAGATGTGGAAACCATCTACCGCAAACGCTACTTGGACTTGATTTCTAACCGTGAAAGCTTTAACCGCTTTGTAACTCGTTCAAAAATCATTTCAGAAATCCGTCGTTACTTGGATGGTCAAGGCTTCCTTGAGGTAGAAACACCTGTCCTTCACAACGAAGCTGGTGGAGCATCTGCGCGTCCATTTATCACTCACCACAATGCCCAAAACATTGATATGGTCCTTCGGATTGCGACTGAGCTTCACTTGAAGCGCTTGATCGTTGGTGGAATGGAACGCGTCTATGAAATCGGACGTATCTTCCGTAATGAAGGAATGGATGCTACCCACAACCCTGAATTCACATCAATCGAAGTCTACCAAGCCTATGCTGACTACCAAGATATTATGGACTTGACAGAAGGCATTATCCAACACGCTGCTAAAGCCATTCATGGGGATGGTCCAGTTAACTACCAAGGAACTGAAATCAAGATCAATGAACCCTTTAAACGGGTTCACATGGTGGATGCCATCAAGGAAATTGCTGGCGTTGATTTCTGGAAGGAAATGAGCTTTGAAGAAGCAGTAGCCCTTGCCAAAGAAAAACATGTGCCAGTTGAAAAACACTACACTGAAGTAGGTCACATCATCAATGCCTTCTTCGAAGAATATGTGGAAGAAACCTTGACACAACCAACCTTTGTCTATGGACACCCTGTAGCTGTATCTCCATTGGCCAAGAAGAATGATGAAGATCCTCGTTTCACGGATCGTTTTGAGCTCTTCATCATGACCAAGGAATATGCCAATGCCTTTACAGAATTGAACGACCCAATCGACCAATTGGAACGCTTCAAAGCGCAGGCACGCGCCAAAGAATTGGGAGACGATGAAGCGACTGGTATTGACTACGACTATATTGAAGCTCTTGAATATGGTATGCCACCAACAGGAGGACTCGGAATCGGTATCGACCGTCTCTGCATGCTCCTTACTGACACAACTACTATTCGGGATGTTCTTCTCTTCCCAACTATGAAATAA
- a CDS encoding ABC transporter permease, protein MQNWKFAISSIMGHKMRSFLTMVGIIIGVASVVVIMALGDGMKAGVTKTFTKDQQYVQISYSARKSGYMTGFNLGPEPVSEEGGAEGGGEGGVASEEDQGMSPPAGYGEETSEDVDNPILETPPVVQEEWVKELTKIPGVDGYYVGNTANATISFQKKKSEGVNIMGVNDTYFSVRKFELVSGRKLNASDYQSFSRVIMLDEGLASTLFGTESALNQVVAVGDNNYRVVGIFKDPNAGSALYGASSGGSALMANTQVASEFGTEEISTIVVHIPDVKQIKSTGIEAAKKLTELSGVRQGEFQIFNMDSLLEQTNQMLSIMTTVIGAIAGISLLVGGIGVMNIMLVSVTERTREIGLRKALGATRSKILIQFLIESMVLTMMGGILGLGLAYGVNALIATAAAGALEGPPVVSMSVAIGSIIFSACVGIIFGILPASKASKLDPIEALRYE, encoded by the coding sequence ATGCAGAACTGGAAATTCGCCATTAGTTCCATTATGGGACATAAAATGAGATCTTTCTTAACCATGGTAGGGATTATTATCGGGGTTGCCTCAGTCGTTGTCATCATGGCTCTCGGAGATGGGATGAAAGCTGGAGTGACCAAGACCTTTACTAAGGATCAACAGTATGTTCAGATTTCTTATTCCGCCCGAAAGAGTGGCTACATGACTGGTTTTAATCTTGGCCCAGAACCTGTCTCAGAAGAAGGCGGCGCTGAAGGTGGTGGGGAAGGTGGCGTCGCAAGTGAAGAAGACCAAGGAATGTCACCACCAGCTGGCTATGGAGAGGAAACTAGCGAAGATGTTGATAATCCAATCCTTGAAACCCCTCCTGTTGTCCAAGAAGAATGGGTCAAAGAACTGACCAAGATTCCTGGGGTTGATGGCTACTATGTTGGTAATACAGCCAATGCTACTATCTCCTTTCAGAAGAAAAAATCTGAAGGGGTGAATATTATGGGAGTCAATGATACCTATTTCTCTGTTAGAAAATTTGAATTGGTTTCAGGAAGAAAACTAAATGCCTCAGATTACCAGAGTTTTTCTCGGGTCATCATGCTGGATGAAGGCTTAGCTTCGACCTTGTTTGGAACGGAAAGTGCTCTCAACCAAGTGGTTGCTGTCGGAGACAATAACTATCGGGTGGTAGGAATCTTCAAGGATCCAAATGCTGGATCTGCATTATATGGGGCTTCTTCTGGAGGAAGTGCCTTGATGGCTAATACCCAAGTAGCTTCAGAATTTGGAACAGAAGAAATTTCCACTATTGTGGTGCATATTCCTGATGTCAAACAGATTAAATCAACTGGAATCGAAGCAGCGAAAAAATTAACCGAGCTATCAGGAGTTCGCCAAGGGGAGTTCCAAATTTTTAATATGGATAGTCTCTTAGAGCAGACCAATCAAATGCTCAGTATTATGACAACAGTCATTGGTGCGATTGCAGGAATTTCCCTTCTCGTTGGTGGGATTGGGGTCATGAATATCATGTTGGTTTCTGTGACTGAGCGGACACGTGAAATCGGTCTAAGAAAAGCACTTGGAGCTACTCGTAGCAAAATCTTGATTCAATTCCTCATCGAATCAATGGTCTTGACCATGATGGGAGGAATTCTCGGTTTGGGATTGGCCTATGGTGTCAATGCTCTCATCGCCACAGCTGCTGCAGGTGCTCTAGAAGGGCCTCCAGTCGTCTCCATGTCAGTGGCTATTGGAAGTATCATCTTCTCAGCTTGTGTCGGAATTATCTTTGGTATCCTACCAGCTAGCAAGGCATCAAAACTAGACCCAATTGAAGCCCTACGCTATGAATAA
- a CDS encoding ABC transporter ATP-binding protein, giving the protein MTKLIELKNINKSYKNGDQTLQVLKDIHLEVEEGEFLAIMGPSGSGKSTLMNIIGLLDRPTSGEYRLEGEEVGNLSEKKLAQVRNEQIGFVFQQFFLLSKLNAFQNVELPLIYAGVNPSKRKELAEQFLKKVELDTRMHHLPSELSGGQKQRVAIARALVNHPSIILADEPTGALDSKTGEQIMELLTALNQEGKTIIMVTHETEIAAYAKRQIVIRDGVISSDSRNERRT; this is encoded by the coding sequence ATGACAAAATTGATTGAGCTGAAAAATATCAATAAAAGTTATAAAAATGGAGATCAAACCTTACAGGTATTAAAGGATATCCATTTAGAAGTAGAAGAGGGAGAATTTCTAGCCATTATGGGACCTTCTGGTTCTGGGAAATCTACTCTAATGAATATTATTGGCCTTCTCGATCGTCCGACTAGTGGTGAGTACAGATTAGAAGGGGAAGAGGTTGGGAACCTCAGTGAGAAGAAGTTGGCTCAGGTTCGCAATGAGCAAATTGGCTTTGTCTTTCAACAATTTTTTCTCCTATCAAAACTCAATGCCTTTCAAAATGTCGAGCTCCCTTTGATTTATGCAGGAGTGAATCCTTCCAAACGAAAGGAATTAGCCGAACAGTTTTTAAAGAAAGTTGAGCTCGATACGCGGATGCACCACCTTCCTTCTGAATTGTCCGGAGGGCAAAAACAACGGGTGGCCATTGCTCGGGCTTTGGTGAATCATCCTTCTATTATCTTAGCGGATGAACCAACAGGAGCTCTTGATTCCAAAACCGGCGAACAAATTATGGAGCTTTTGACAGCACTCAATCAAGAAGGGAAAACCATCATCATGGTAACCCACGAAACGGAGATTGCTGCCTATGCCAAACGTCAGATTGTCATTCGAGATGGAGTGATATCATCGGATAGTCGCAATGAAAGGAGGACCTGA
- a CDS encoding efflux RND transporter periplasmic adaptor subunit, producing the protein MKKFKKWQIVTATGAALAVLGIGSWLAFGRSSNGPEELVDMTPMVQTVKEGSIASSVLLTGKVTANQEQYIYFDGTKGDLQSILVNVGDQVTAGQAIVQYSSTEAQSAYDAAVRAVNKADRQLNDLLTNGVTIDTTGDEEADSSSASQAQRSLDTQVGDLRDARADAVANMEKAKALLDATTVKSSTDGTVVEVNKDVSKSTTGTNQTLVHIVSNGNLQVKGELSEYNLANISVGQEVTLTSKVYPGKKWTGKISYVANYPTDAGQAGASAAGSGQGTGGAKYPFTVDITSEIGDLKQGFSVNIEVKSSTIHPLVPVTSVLSDGEQSYVWTIEAGKAKKVMVTLGNADAENQEVLSGLKKDAQVIINPSGDLEDGKEVGKYDKID; encoded by the coding sequence ATGAAAAAATTTAAAAAATGGCAAATCGTTACAGCTACAGGCGCTGCACTAGCAGTCCTAGGAATCGGGAGCTGGCTTGCTTTTGGAAGATCTAGCAATGGTCCTGAGGAGTTGGTGGATATGACTCCTATGGTTCAAACAGTCAAAGAAGGTTCCATTGCTTCATCAGTATTGTTGACGGGGAAAGTCACTGCCAATCAGGAGCAATATATCTACTTTGACGGAACGAAAGGAGATTTGCAATCCATCTTAGTGAATGTTGGGGATCAAGTGACTGCTGGACAAGCCATTGTTCAATATAGCAGTACAGAAGCGCAATCTGCCTATGATGCCGCTGTTCGTGCAGTTAATAAAGCGGATCGTCAATTAAACGATCTCTTGACCAATGGGGTGACGATTGATACAACAGGGGATGAGGAAGCAGATAGCAGCTCAGCCTCTCAAGCTCAACGATCTTTGGATACTCAAGTGGGTGATTTACGCGATGCCCGTGCAGATGCTGTAGCCAATATGGAAAAAGCCAAGGCCTTATTGGATGCTACAACCGTAAAAAGTAGTACAGATGGGACAGTTGTAGAAGTTAATAAGGATGTTTCAAAATCAACAACAGGAACCAACCAAACTCTTGTTCATATCGTCAGCAATGGAAACCTTCAAGTAAAAGGAGAGTTGTCTGAATATAATCTAGCCAACATTTCAGTTGGCCAGGAAGTGACCTTAACCTCCAAGGTCTATCCTGGGAAAAAATGGACTGGAAAGATTAGCTATGTAGCTAACTATCCGACGGATGCAGGTCAGGCAGGTGCAAGTGCTGCAGGTTCTGGACAAGGAACAGGAGGAGCCAAATATCCGTTTACTGTAGATATTACGAGTGAGATCGGCGATTTGAAACAAGGTTTCTCTGTCAATATTGAAGTAAAAAGTTCAACCATCCATCCTTTAGTTCCTGTGACAAGTGTCCTATCGGATGGCGAGCAAAGCTATGTTTGGACCATTGAAGCTGGTAAGGCTAAAAAAGTTATGGTTACCTTAGGAAATGCAGATGCAGAAAATCAGGAAGTCTTATCTGGCTTGAAGAAAGATGCGCAAGTGATCATCAACCCTTCTGGAGATTTGGAAGATGGGAAAGAGGTCGGAAAATATGACAAAATTGATTGA
- the gorA gene encoding glutathione-disulfide reductase: protein MKEFDIISIGGGSGGIATMNRAGEHGARAAVIEEKQLGGTCVNKGCVPKKIMWYGAQIAEAIRDYGPDYGFTSEQTNFDFATLRKNREAYIDRARSSYDGSFKRNGVEYIQGRARFIDAHTVEVNGETIKAKHIVIATGAHAYVPDLPGADLGETSDDVFAWEELPKSVAIIGAGYIAVELAGVLHALGVQTDLFVRGDRPLRKFDSYIVDGLMEEMDKQGLSLHPHKVPVQLTKEENGQIRVYFEDQTSFVADHIIWATGRKPNVQDLHLEAAGVTLNEKGFIAVDEYQNTVVPGIYALGDVTGEKELTPVAIKAGRTLSERLFNGKTDAKMDYSTIPTVVFSHPAIGTVGLTQEEAEKQYGKEAIKVYTSSFASMYSAVTQHRQLAKFKLITAGPKETVVGLHGLGYGVDEMIQGFAVAIKMGATKADFDATVAIHPTGSEEFVTMR from the coding sequence ATGAAAGAATTTGATATTATCTCCATTGGTGGAGGTAGCGGAGGGATTGCTACTATGAACCGTGCTGGAGAACATGGAGCCCGCGCTGCTGTTATTGAAGAAAAGCAACTAGGTGGAACCTGTGTCAACAAAGGATGTGTCCCTAAAAAAATTATGTGGTATGGCGCCCAAATTGCTGAAGCCATTCGTGATTACGGTCCAGATTATGGGTTTACTTCTGAACAGACCAATTTTGATTTTGCGACATTAAGAAAAAATCGCGAAGCCTATATTGATCGGGCTCGTTCGTCTTATGACGGCAGTTTTAAACGAAATGGTGTGGAATATATCCAAGGTCGCGCTCGCTTTATCGACGCCCATACGGTTGAAGTCAACGGGGAAACCATCAAGGCTAAACACATTGTTATCGCTACAGGTGCCCATGCTTACGTCCCAGATCTACCTGGAGCAGACCTAGGAGAAACCTCTGACGATGTCTTTGCTTGGGAAGAACTACCAAAATCAGTTGCCATTATTGGAGCTGGTTACATTGCGGTAGAACTAGCCGGTGTCCTCCATGCCCTTGGTGTTCAGACAGATCTCTTCGTTCGCGGTGATCGTCCCTTAAGAAAGTTTGATTCTTACATTGTCGATGGCTTAATGGAGGAGATGGACAAACAAGGATTGTCCCTCCATCCTCACAAGGTTCCTGTTCAACTCACAAAGGAAGAAAATGGTCAAATCCGTGTCTATTTCGAAGACCAAACATCTTTTGTTGCTGATCATATTATCTGGGCGACCGGCCGAAAACCAAACGTTCAGGACCTCCATCTAGAAGCTGCAGGTGTCACCTTAAATGAAAAAGGATTCATTGCAGTAGATGAATACCAAAATACCGTTGTCCCTGGCATCTATGCTCTTGGGGACGTCACAGGAGAAAAAGAATTAACCCCTGTCGCTATCAAGGCAGGGCGTACCCTATCCGAACGTCTCTTTAATGGAAAAACCGATGCTAAAATGGACTATTCAACCATTCCTACCGTTGTCTTCTCTCATCCCGCTATTGGTACAGTCGGTCTCACTCAAGAAGAAGCCGAAAAACAATATGGAAAAGAAGCTATCAAGGTCTACACTTCTAGTTTCGCCTCTATGTATTCAGCTGTGACCCAACATCGTCAGCTGGCTAAATTTAAACTCATCACTGCAGGACCAAAAGAAACCGTCGTCGGCCTTCATGGTCTTGGATATGGTGTAGACGAAATGATTCAAGGATTTGCCGTTGCCATCAAAATGGGAGCGACAAAAGCCGATTTCGATGCCACTGTCGCCATCCATCCAACCGGTTCCGAAGAATTCGTTACCATGCGCTAA
- a CDS encoding cyclase family protein, with protein MSDLLSIYKELQAKKWVDLSHQINAESPHFPALPALQQEDLFTLKDGFHVQKFTVVGQYGTHIDAPIHFVEGGRWLDEIDLKDLLLPLYVIDKSKEVSANPNFILSKQDILDFEAEHGQIAEGAFVAFRSDWSKRWPDQDAMRNLDENGVQQSPGWSREALEFLIHERHVKAVGHETFDTDAGIPAAEHGLVNEYYLLEQNIYQVEVLNHLDQVPAVGALISIAFPHWDKATGSPVRAIAILP; from the coding sequence ATGTCAGATTTACTTAGTATTTACAAAGAATTACAAGCTAAAAAATGGGTGGACTTGAGTCACCAAATCAATGCAGAAAGTCCTCACTTTCCAGCTCTTCCCGCCTTGCAACAAGAAGACCTCTTCACACTAAAAGATGGCTTCCATGTCCAAAAATTTACAGTAGTTGGTCAATACGGAACGCATATCGATGCACCGATTCACTTTGTAGAAGGAGGCCGTTGGTTGGATGAGATTGATCTCAAGGATCTCCTCTTGCCACTTTATGTCATCGACAAATCGAAAGAAGTTTCAGCCAATCCAAACTTTATCTTGAGCAAACAAGATATTTTGGATTTCGAAGCAGAGCATGGACAAATTGCAGAAGGAGCTTTTGTCGCCTTCCGTAGTGATTGGTCCAAACGTTGGCCAGATCAAGATGCTATGCGCAACCTAGATGAAAATGGGGTTCAACAAAGTCCAGGATGGAGTCGTGAAGCTTTGGAATTCTTGATCCATGAACGCCATGTTAAGGCTGTGGGTCATGAGACCTTCGATACAGACGCGGGTATTCCTGCTGCAGAGCATGGCTTGGTCAATGAATACTACCTTTTGGAACAAAATATCTACCAAGTAGAAGTCTTGAACCACTTGGATCAAGTACCAGCAGTAGGTGCCTTGATTTCAATTGCCTTCCCTCACTGGGATAAGGCAACTGGTTCACCTGTTCGTGCCATTGCTATCTTGCCATAA
- a CDS encoding YdbC family protein: MADFSFEIEEQLLVLSENEKGWTKELNRVSFNGAPAKYDIRTWSPDHTKMGKGITLTNEEFQVLLDAFKQ; encoded by the coding sequence ATGGCAGATTTTAGTTTTGAAATTGAAGAACAACTCTTGGTGTTATCTGAAAATGAAAAGGGATGGACCAAGGAGTTAAACCGGGTGAGCTTTAATGGAGCACCTGCTAAATATGATATCCGCACTTGGAGTCCAGACCATACGAAGATGGGCAAGGGGATTACGCTCACTAATGAAGAATTCCAAGTTCTGTTAGATGCATTTAAACAGTAA
- a CDS encoding peptidase U32 family protein, with protein MTKQLKRPEVLSPAGTLEKLKVAVRYGADAVFIGGQAYGLRSRAGNFTFEQMEEGVQFAAKYGAKVYVAANMVMHEGNEVGAGEWFRRLRDIGIAAVIVSDPALITIAATEAPGLEIHLSTQASATNYETLEFWKDLGLTRVVLAREVSMEELAEIRKRTDVEIEAFVHGAMCISYSGRCTLSNHMSMRDANRGGCSQSCRWKYDLYDMPFGQERKSLKGEIPEEFSMSAVDMSMIDHIPDMIENGVDSLKIEGRMKSIHYVSTVTNCYKAAVDAYLESPEKFEAIKQDLIDEMWKVAQRELATGFYYGTPSENEQLFGARRKIPEYKFVGEVVAYDADKQIATIRQRNVINEGDQVEFYGPGFRHFETVIEDLHDAKGNKIDRAPNPMELLTIHMPTPVEPGDMIRALKEGLINLYKEDGTSQTVRA; from the coding sequence ATGACAAAACAATTGAAACGTCCAGAGGTTTTATCCCCCGCTGGAACTTTAGAAAAACTAAAAGTCGCTGTTCGCTATGGTGCGGATGCTGTCTTTATCGGTGGGCAGGCCTATGGTCTTCGTAGCCGTGCAGGAAACTTCACCTTTGAGCAAATGGAAGAAGGAGTCCAATTTGCGGCTAAGTATGGAGCCAAGGTCTATGTTGCGGCCAATATGGTCATGCACGAAGGAAATGAAGTAGGAGCTGGAGAATGGTTCCGTCGTTTACGGGATATCGGAATCGCAGCGGTCATTGTTTCAGACCCTGCCTTGATTACCATCGCAGCGACTGAAGCGCCAGGTTTGGAAATTCACCTTTCTACGCAAGCTAGTGCTACCAACTATGAGACCCTTGAGTTTTGGAAAGACTTGGGCTTGACACGGGTCGTTTTGGCTCGTGAAGTTTCGATGGAAGAACTAGCTGAGATTCGTAAGCGGACGGACGTTGAGATTGAAGCCTTTGTTCACGGAGCGATGTGTATTTCCTACTCTGGTCGTTGTACCCTGTCCAATCATATGAGTATGCGGGATGCTAACCGTGGTGGCTGTTCCCAATCTTGTCGTTGGAAGTATGATCTCTACGATATGCCGTTCGGTCAAGAACGCAAGAGTCTCAAAGGGGAAATCCCTGAAGAATTCTCGATGTCAGCAGTTGATATGTCGATGATTGATCATATCCCTGATATGATTGAAAATGGAGTGGACAGTCTTAAAATCGAAGGTCGCATGAAGTCCATTCACTATGTCTCTACTGTAACGAACTGCTACAAGGCGGCTGTTGATGCTTATTTGGAAAGTCCTGAGAAGTTCGAAGCCATTAAGCAAGATTTGATTGATGAGATGTGGAAAGTGGCCCAACGTGAGCTAGCGACTGGTTTTTACTATGGTACTCCTTCAGAAAACGAGCAACTGTTTGGGGCTCGTCGGAAGATTCCAGAATACAAGTTCGTTGGAGAAGTGGTTGCCTATGATGCGGACAAGCAAATTGCGACCATTCGTCAACGGAATGTCATCAACGAAGGGGACCAAGTGGAATTTTACGGACCTGGTTTCCGACATTTTGAAACAGTCATCGAAGATTTGCATGATGCCAAGGGCAATAAAATTGACCGAGCACCAAATCCGATGGAGTTATTGACCATTCATATGCCAACACCAGTTGAACCAGGTGATATGATCCGTGCTCTCAAAGAAGGCTTGATCAATCTCTATAAAGAAGATGGAACGAGTCAAACAGTTCGTGCCTAA
- a CDS encoding peptidase U32 family protein, which yields MKKIIITATAESIEQVQALLEVGVDRIYVGEKEFGLRLPHTFSYDELSRISDLVHAAGKEMTVAVNALMHQDMMDRIKPFLDFLASINVDYITVGDAGVFYVLKRDGYSFKTIYDASTMVTSSRQINFWGQKAGASEAVLAREIPSAELFKMPEILEIPAEVLVYGASVIHHSKRPLLQNYYNFTHIDDEKTRERDLFLAEPGDPESHYSIFEDKHGTHIFANNDLDLMTKLSELVEHGFTHWKLEGIYTPGQNFVEIAKCFVKARELLEAGTFTSDQAFLLDEQIHQLHPKNRFLDTGFYDYDPDMVK from the coding sequence ATGAAAAAGATAATTATTACAGCTACAGCTGAAAGTATTGAACAGGTTCAAGCCCTTCTAGAAGTAGGTGTGGACCGTATTTATGTCGGAGAAAAGGAATTTGGATTACGACTTCCTCACACTTTCTCGTATGACGAATTAAGTCGAATTTCTGATCTAGTCCATGCGGCAGGTAAGGAAATGACAGTGGCTGTCAATGCCTTGATGCACCAAGACATGATGGATCGTATCAAACCATTTTTAGATTTTCTTGCTTCGATTAACGTCGATTATATCACGGTAGGAGATGCAGGCGTCTTTTATGTATTGAAGCGGGATGGCTACAGCTTTAAAACCATTTATGATGCTTCTACCATGGTGACAAGTAGCCGTCAGATCAATTTCTGGGGACAAAAGGCTGGTGCTTCAGAAGCAGTTCTTGCTCGAGAAATCCCATCTGCAGAGCTTTTCAAGATGCCAGAAATCTTAGAGATTCCTGCTGAAGTATTGGTTTATGGGGCCAGTGTGATTCATCATTCCAAACGCCCTCTTTTGCAGAATTACTACAATTTTACGCACATCGATGACGAAAAGACGAGAGAGCGCGATCTCTTTTTGGCAGAACCAGGAGATCCAGAAAGCCACTATTCTATCTTTGAGGACAAGCATGGAACTCATATTTTTGCCAATAATGACCTGGATTTGATGACCAAACTCTCTGAGTTAGTGGAGCATGGTTTCACCCACTGGAAGTTAGAGGGGATTTATACACCTGGTCAAAACTTTGTGGAAATTGCCAAGTGTTTTGTGAAAGCACGTGAGCTCTTGGAAGCTGGAACCTTCACTTCGGACCAGGCCTTCCTATTGGATGAACAGATTCACCAATTGCATCCCAAGAATCGCTTCCTCGATACTGGATTTTATGACTACGATCCAGACATGGTTAAATAA
- a CDS encoding DUF3270 family protein encodes MPARKLRVVEEYDYVEVPLQQENTTTNYDFNLDTEPAPQLSELLFFLNIAVFCVLTVLFSFVFLSMKMNTFFAFASAIACSLGSIQAFRIFQLKRKKD; translated from the coding sequence ATGCCCGCAAGAAAACTTAGAGTTGTTGAAGAATACGACTATGTCGAAGTCCCTCTTCAACAAGAGAATACAACAACTAATTATGATTTTAACCTTGATACTGAACCAGCTCCGCAATTAAGTGAGCTACTATTTTTCCTTAATATTGCTGTGTTTTGTGTCTTAACTGTTTTATTTAGTTTCGTCTTTTTATCAATGAAGATGAATACCTTTTTTGCTTTTGCCTCAGCAATTGCTTGTAGTTTGGGAAGTATCCAAGCTTTCCGCATTTTCCAGTTAAAACGGAAAAAGGACTAA
- a CDS encoding YtxH domain-containing protein has product MGRLSSLLIGTITGASAAYFLTTKKGKELTGKVKGFVKEYQENPQEVHDSVKQSAMELSKQASDAIQQTKEKVESGEINKDTVIETVKDKTQDVVEFSQDAIQTIKEKIQQKTGNQASPFQPKQEKESEEIVLELEEETALPEVEEEIKETAVEEE; this is encoded by the coding sequence ATGGGACGTTTATCATCATTATTAATTGGAACGATCACTGGCGCATCCGCAGCCTACTTCCTGACAACCAAAAAAGGGAAAGAGTTGACTGGTAAAGTCAAAGGTTTTGTAAAAGAATACCAAGAGAATCCACAAGAAGTTCATGATTCTGTGAAACAATCTGCAATGGAACTATCCAAGCAAGCATCAGACGCTATTCAGCAAACCAAGGAAAAAGTTGAAAGTGGCGAGATCAACAAAGACACTGTTATCGAGACAGTGAAAGATAAGACGCAGGATGTGGTAGAATTTTCACAAGATGCTATCCAAACGATTAAGGAAAAAATCCAGCAAAAGACCGGCAATCAAGCAAGTCCTTTCCAGCCTAAACAGGAAAAAGAAAGTGAAGAGATTGTCCTTGAATTGGAAGAAGAAACAGCTCTTCCAGAAGTGGAAGAAGAGATCAAAGAAACAGCTGTAGAAGAAGAATAA
- a CDS encoding DUF948 domain-containing protein, whose translation MFIEIAYGLLGLALVVLVIYLIILFSKIGKVVDETQVTIKTLTSDVNVTLHQTNELLAKVNVLTEDLNQKVATIDPLFTAVADLSVSVSDLNDQARQISKKAVVVGGKTVKTSVGLKAARMAMKLFK comes from the coding sequence ATGTTTATTGAAATTGCCTATGGGCTTTTAGGGTTAGCTTTAGTAGTTTTGGTCATCTACTTGATTATCTTGTTTTCAAAGATTGGAAAAGTTGTAGATGAGACTCAAGTAACGATTAAGACCTTGACATCAGATGTAAATGTAACCTTACACCAAACCAATGAGTTGTTAGCAAAAGTGAATGTTTTGACAGAAGATTTGAATCAAAAAGTTGCAACCATTGATCCACTCTTCACAGCAGTGGCAGATTTATCTGTATCTGTGTCGGATCTGAATGATCAAGCACGTCAGATTAGCAAAAAAGCTGTCGTTGTTGGTGGAAAGACTGTTAAAACATCCGTCGGATTAAAAGCAGCTCGCATGGCTATGAAATTATTTAAATAA